In a single window of the Drosophila albomicans strain 15112-1751.03 chromosome 3, ASM965048v2, whole genome shotgun sequence genome:
- the LOC117572764 gene encoding 60S ribosomal protein L18, with product MGIDINHKYDRKVRRTEPKSQDVYLRLLVKLYRFLQRRTNKKFNRIILKRLFMSKINRPPLSLQRIARFAKAANQPESTIVVVGTVTDDARLLVVPKLAVCALHVTQTARERILKAGGEVLTFDQLALRSPTGKNTLLLQGRRTARTACKHFGKAPGVPHSHTRPYVRSKGRKFERARGRRSSCGYKK from the exons ATG GGTATTGATATCAACCACAAGTACGATCGCAAGGTTCGCAGAACCGAACCCAAATCTCAGGATGTTTACCTGCGTTTGCTCGTTAAg CTGTACCGCTTCCTGCAACGTCGCACGAACAAGAAGTTCAACCGCATCATCCTGAAGCGCTTGTTTATGAGCAAAATCAATAGGCCACCACTATCGCTGCAGCGCATCGCTCGTTTCGCCAAGGCCGCCAACCAGCCAGAGTCGAccattgttgtcgttggcaCCGTCACCGACGATGCCCGTCTCCTGGTCGTGCCCAAGTTGGCTGTCTGTGCCCTCCATGTCACCCAGACGGCTCGCGAGCGCATCCTTAAGGCTGGCGGTGAAGTGCTGACCTTCGATCAGTTGGCTCTCCGTTCGCCCACCGGCAAGAACACCCTGTTGCTGCAAGGCAGACGCACTGCCCGTACCGCCTGCAAGCACTTCGGCAAGGCTCCTGGTGTGCCACACTCGCATACTCGCCCATATGTGCGCTCCAAGGGACGCAAGTTTGAGCGTGCTCGTGGTCGTCGTTCCAGCTGCGGTTACAAGAAGTAA
- the LOC117572763 gene encoding 39S ribosomal protein L50, mitochondrial: MHKYCLRRVNTSFYSTTTMAAVNLRKGFFKLPRNLVVSQQRSYAAAKQTKTNTLAAVAESISAKGFLRPNKPYAPVQDAAERVRAVATKLQLSNGGDQRKFSDLSEKFKFLSACFEELQHSVPNSQVHELTTVGDVVAFYQQSVDTTVPLDALKRIELPENLHIQYEYLRFNPATDTKFNGKTAFPKSSTLVTGLKYRGKYEGHEAKRSWP, from the exons ATGCATAAATATTGTCTGCGCCGTGTTAACACTTCGTTTTACAGCACTACGACAATGGCAGCGGTGAATTTACGTAAAGGTTTTTTTAAGCTGCCCCGCAat CTGGTGGTTAGCCAACAGCGTAGCTATGCCGCcgccaaacaaacaaagaccAACACACTAGCTGCTGTAGCTGAATCCATCTCAGCCAAGgg atttttgcGCCCTAACAAGCCCTATGCTCCAGTTCAGGATGCTGCCGAACGTGTACGCGCTGTTGCCACCAAATTGCAGTTGAGCAATGGCGGCGATCAACGAAAATTCTCCGATTTAAGTGAGAAATTCAAGTTTTTGTCCGCCTGCTTCGAAGAACTGCAGCACTCTGTGCCCAATTCCCAAGTGCATGAGCTGACCACAGTGGGTGATGTGGTTGCTTTCTATCAACAGTCTGTAGACACTACTGTACCGCTGGATGCACTAAAACGTATTGAGTTACCAGAGAATTTGCACAtacaatatgaatatttgCGTTTCAACCCGGCAACGGATACGAAATTCAATGGAAAAACAGCGTTCCCCAAGAGCTCAACCCTGGTTACAGGACTGAAGTACCGAGGCAAATACGAGGGACATGAGGCTAAGCGTTCGTGGCCttag